The following are encoded in a window of Deltaproteobacteria bacterium genomic DNA:
- the ade gene encoding adenine deaminase: protein MPDDPKIKKLQESLAVARGDEPADLAVRNGTLVNVFSGTLERADVAVHNGRVAGIGAYSGRIEIDAAGKFVLPGFIEGHMHIESSMLAPPELARVAVPHGTTTLVADPHEITNVLGAEGVEYMLESSRGLPMDFLFMLPSCVPATHMETAGAEFRVEDMLRFKGRPRILGLAEMMNFPGVVGGMEEVLEKLAAFEDCVRDGHAPLLSGRNLNAYLFAGAGSDHECTQLEEAREKLSKGMRVMIRQGTQARDLATLVKLVTPSNSRRTMLVTDDRHPHELMEWGHVDHNVRLAVREGLDPVLAVQMATINPAEYFRLRDRGAVAPGFAADLLIVDDLREFPVDTVIKNGEVVCTRGRLQRDLPKTELGRAGDTVHVGEVTADRFGIEAKGATARVIRVIEGRILTGMERVAVKSKNGDVLADPESDVVKLAVVERHRKSGRIGKGLVSGLGLKSGALASSVAHDSHNIVVAGVDDRAMATAVRAIREMGGGLAAASEDRVLATVPLPVAGLMSLESAAAVAKQRASLIQAVRVLGCALEDPFMALSFLALPVIPELKLTDRGLVDVNAFSVVPLFD, encoded by the coding sequence ATGCCCGATGATCCCAAGATCAAGAAACTTCAGGAATCTCTTGCCGTAGCCCGGGGAGATGAACCGGCGGATCTCGCGGTCCGCAATGGGACGCTGGTCAACGTGTTCTCGGGAACCCTCGAACGTGCCGACGTGGCCGTGCATAACGGACGCGTGGCGGGCATCGGAGCGTATTCCGGTCGAATCGAAATCGATGCGGCGGGGAAGTTCGTGCTGCCGGGGTTTATAGAGGGACACATGCACATCGAGAGCAGTATGCTGGCGCCCCCGGAACTGGCTCGGGTGGCCGTGCCTCACGGAACCACTACCCTCGTTGCGGATCCTCACGAAATCACGAACGTGCTGGGAGCCGAAGGCGTGGAATACATGCTCGAATCGAGTCGCGGCCTTCCGATGGATTTCCTTTTCATGCTGCCGTCCTGTGTTCCCGCCACTCACATGGAAACCGCCGGCGCCGAGTTTCGAGTGGAAGACATGCTTCGATTCAAGGGCCGGCCGCGGATTCTGGGTCTGGCGGAAATGATGAATTTCCCCGGTGTGGTGGGCGGTATGGAAGAGGTCCTGGAGAAGCTTGCGGCCTTCGAGGATTGCGTTCGGGACGGCCATGCCCCGCTGCTGTCCGGGAGGAATCTCAACGCCTATCTGTTTGCCGGGGCCGGTTCGGACCACGAATGCACGCAACTCGAGGAGGCCCGTGAAAAGCTTTCAAAAGGTATGAGGGTCATGATTCGGCAGGGGACCCAGGCCCGGGACCTGGCAACGCTCGTCAAGTTGGTTACCCCCTCGAATTCCCGCCGCACCATGCTGGTTACGGACGATCGGCACCCTCACGAACTGATGGAATGGGGCCACGTGGACCATAACGTTCGACTGGCCGTCCGCGAAGGACTGGATCCCGTACTTGCCGTTCAGATGGCCACCATCAATCCGGCGGAATATTTCAGGCTGAGAGACCGGGGCGCCGTAGCGCCGGGGTTTGCCGCCGACCTGCTGATTGTGGACGATTTGAGGGAATTCCCCGTGGACACGGTGATCAAGAACGGGGAAGTTGTTTGCACCCGAGGACGACTCCAACGCGACCTGCCGAAGACCGAGCTGGGAAGGGCCGGTGACACGGTGCACGTCGGCGAGGTCACGGCCGATCGCTTCGGTATCGAGGCGAAGGGCGCAACGGCCCGAGTGATTCGAGTGATCGAAGGGCGGATTTTGACCGGAATGGAGCGTGTCGCCGTTAAGTCGAAAAACGGGGACGTCCTAGCGGACCCGGAATCGGATGTGGTGAAGCTGGCCGTGGTGGAACGGCACCGGAAAAGCGGCCGCATAGGCAAGGGGCTCGTCTCCGGTTTGGGTTTGAAGTCGGGAGCCCTGGCGTCCAGCGTGGCCCACGATTCCCATAACATCGTGGTTGCCGGAGTGGACGATCGGGCCATGGCGACGGCGGTTCGGGCGATACGGGAGATGGGCGGCGGATTGGCGGCGGCCTCGGAAGATCGTGTCCTGGCTACGGTTCCTCTGCCCGTGGCCGGGTTGATGTCACTAGAATCGGCGGCGGCGGTGGCGAAACAGCGGGCTTCACTGATTCAGGCCGTCCGAGTCCTCGGGTGCGCGTTGGAAGATCCCTTTATGGCGCTCTCGTTTTTGGCGTTGCCCGTGATTCCGGAACTCAAACTGACGGATCGCGGCCTGGTGGACGTGAACGCATTCAGCGTCGTGCCGCTGTTCGATTGA
- a CDS encoding AAA family ATPase, which produces MSIEIERALLDPNAYPHGPETVEMAETHISWVFLAGDFVYKVKKPVDFGFLDFTDLAKRRRFCEEEVRLNRRLAPDLYLGVVGITRENGELRVEGTGDPIEYAVKMKRMPRERMMDRLLEQGKVDETTIRRICELLVDFYDMADTGGEIDRYGKIESIRFNTDENFMQTEEYVGVALSERRFDTIRAFANRFYEDTELFESRIRKNRIRDCHGDLHSGNICIPGEVIIYDCIEFNERFRYSDVTADIAFLSMDLDFRGRRDLSELFVHEFALKSGDLESLLLMDFYKCYRAYVRGKILCFAFDQAESGIERQARALETAKKYFALAESYTGEAPPPRVIVMFGLIATGKTTLAEALGARLGAPVISSDPVRKNLVGLAPSSRQFEAFGQGIYDRETTDALYRKMVQDAEKLLAQGQTVILDASFRDPAHRSLVMESAKRLGAETTFVLCECEEELIRRRLSERLSDPHAASDGRWEIYQQQKARFEQPSDILPGNLIRVDSGEDIQATVALLERLSS; this is translated from the coding sequence GTGAGCATCGAAATCGAGCGGGCTTTGCTAGATCCGAACGCGTACCCCCATGGTCCTGAAACCGTGGAAATGGCCGAAACGCACATTTCCTGGGTGTTTCTGGCGGGTGACTTTGTGTACAAAGTCAAGAAACCGGTCGACTTCGGCTTTCTGGATTTTACCGACCTTGCCAAACGGCGGCGGTTTTGCGAGGAGGAAGTGCGTTTGAACCGCCGTTTGGCCCCGGACCTCTACTTGGGCGTGGTGGGCATTACCAGGGAGAACGGCGAACTGAGAGTGGAAGGAACCGGGGATCCCATCGAATACGCCGTGAAGATGAAACGCATGCCCCGGGAACGGATGATGGACCGGCTCCTGGAGCAAGGAAAGGTGGATGAAACGACCATTCGGCGTATCTGCGAATTGCTGGTGGATTTTTACGACATGGCCGACACGGGAGGCGAAATCGACCGGTACGGCAAGATCGAATCCATCCGCTTCAACACGGACGAGAACTTCATGCAAACCGAGGAGTACGTGGGCGTGGCGCTTTCGGAACGCCGTTTTGACACGATTCGCGCGTTTGCGAATCGCTTTTACGAGGACACGGAGTTGTTCGAGTCCCGCATCCGGAAAAATCGGATCCGGGACTGTCATGGGGACCTGCATTCGGGAAACATCTGTATTCCCGGAGAAGTGATCATCTATGACTGTATCGAATTCAATGAACGGTTTCGCTACTCGGACGTAACGGCCGATATCGCTTTCCTGTCCATGGACCTGGATTTCAGAGGCCGACGCGATCTTTCGGAGCTGTTTGTCCATGAGTTCGCGCTGAAGTCCGGCGATTTGGAGAGCCTGCTTCTCATGGACTTCTACAAATGTTATCGCGCCTATGTGAGAGGCAAGATCCTCTGTTTTGCCTTCGATCAGGCCGAGAGTGGAATCGAGCGGCAGGCGCGGGCCCTCGAAACGGCGAAAAAGTATTTCGCGCTGGCGGAAAGTTACACGGGCGAGGCGCCGCCGCCGCGGGTCATCGTGATGTTCGGTCTGATCGCCACGGGCAAGACCACGTTGGCCGAGGCCCTGGGTGCTCGCCTGGGAGCGCCCGTCATCAGCTCGGACCCGGTGAGAAAGAATCTGGTGGGCCTGGCGCCGTCCAGCAGGCAATTCGAGGCTTTCGGTCAGGGCATCTACGACAGGGAAACCACGGACGCCCTGTATCGAAAGATGGTGCAGGATGCCGAAAAACTTCTGGCGCAGGGGCAGACCGTGATTTTGGACGCTTCGTTCCGGGATCCGGCCCACCGATCCCTGGTAATGGAATCGGCGAAGCGGCTGGGTGCGGAGACCACGTTCGTGCTGTGCGAGTGCGAAGAGGAGCTGATTCGCCGGCGGCTTTCGGAAAGGCTCTCGGATCCACACGCGGCTTCCGACGGCCGATGGGAGATTTACCAGCAGCAGAAAGCTCGATTTGAACAACCGTCGGATATTCTACCCGGCAACCTGATCAGGGTGGATTCCGGAGAAGATATTCAAGCCACCGTGGCATTACTGGAACGGTTATCGAGTTGA
- a CDS encoding NAD(+)/NADH kinase has translation MQQIAVVVKWSQPEAMSMGEALRVWLEERGKRVCLYENAEPGVNGFADGANCLPEVDLVIVLGGDGTLLSVARRLHGDAPIMGVNLGGLGFLTEFSATDLYPDMERVLNGEAETEERSMLNVAVFRNGDRISECAVLNDAVINKGALARMIRLHTYVNGSFLNSFRSDGLIVSSPTGSTAYSLSAGGPILYPTLECISLTPICPFMLTNRPIILPDNGVIEIRIGKKANDVTLTYDGQVGFKLEPEDTVRAKKARKRVLLVKSFRTNYFQILRTRLKWGEGG, from the coding sequence ATTCAGCAGATCGCCGTTGTCGTCAAGTGGAGCCAACCGGAGGCGATGAGCATGGGAGAGGCGCTTCGTGTGTGGCTGGAGGAGCGCGGGAAAAGGGTGTGCCTTTACGAGAACGCGGAACCGGGGGTGAACGGCTTCGCGGACGGAGCGAATTGTCTGCCGGAGGTGGATCTGGTGATTGTCCTGGGTGGGGACGGAACGCTGTTGAGCGTGGCTCGGAGACTCCATGGAGATGCTCCCATCATGGGAGTGAACCTGGGCGGGCTCGGATTTCTGACGGAGTTTTCGGCCACGGACCTCTATCCGGACATGGAACGGGTTCTAAACGGGGAAGCCGAAACGGAAGAGCGGTCCATGCTGAATGTGGCCGTTTTCCGAAACGGAGATCGGATCTCCGAGTGTGCGGTGCTGAACGACGCCGTCATCAACAAGGGGGCTCTCGCTCGCATGATTCGGCTGCATACGTATGTGAACGGCAGTTTTCTCAACTCCTTTCGATCCGATGGTCTCATTGTAAGCTCTCCGACGGGTTCCACGGCCTACAGCCTTTCCGCCGGGGGACCCATCCTGTATCCGACGTTGGAATGCATATCGCTCACACCGATTTGTCCTTTCATGCTGACCAACCGACCCATCATCCTTCCGGACAACGGAGTCATCGAGATACGGATCGGCAAGAAGGCAAACGACGTGACCTTGACGTACGACGGACAGGTGGGGTTCAAACTCGAGCCCGAGGACACGGTAAGGGCGAAAAAAGCGCGCAAGCGGGTGTTGCTGGTGAAATCGTTTCGGACCAACTATTTCCAAATCCTGCGCACGAGGTTGAAATGGGGAGAGGGGGGATGA